Genomic DNA from Candidozyma auris chromosome 1, complete sequence:
CACTGATTACCCACCAAATAAGCCATGGCAAACATACTACACAAAACCTGGAAGTTTGGAGAAGTAGGTTTTTCGATTGGCATCACATAACTTGTAAATATAGACGCATCAAATAAACATTTATCGAAGTGAGCAGTAATGAAGGCAAGAGCAAGAATAACTTGGGATTCAATACAGCAGTGTGTATCCTAGTGATATAGTTTGCCTGATTATTAAGTGGTCAGTCAAAGTCGAAGAGGATTCCCAGGTAAACACCGGTCGTCATCAGGTCACCATGAGGTATTAATTTTTTATCATATCGCTCAATGATGAAACCTTAGGAAGGCTCTTGCAGTATATTGTTTATACCAGCTCCTTCACTGTGTTTGTAGAGGCATACTTCTCTAGTTGAAGCTGCGATTGTATTCGAAAATAGTGCGCTCTTTCATGCTAATCTTGCCCTCTTTATAGATTAATTCCTTACTTGACTTCTTCGAGACGgcccttctttttcctaCCTGGGGTGCTAGGGTGGTCTTTTCCTCCATTTGCAGCTCCATTTGCTGGAGGATCTGCTGAATCTTCGTAATCATCGTAATCTGGTGCACCAGTGCCTTGTCTCTTCATGAGAGTTCTTACAAACGTAGCAGATGAGAGACTGAAGATGTGATCGTCATCCGTGTACACCATCTTTCGTTTACTTGAGCCACCGgctgaagattttgaaaaactgTCGAATCCTTTTACTATATTGCCATAGGTGCTCTCGTTGAAGTACtcgttctctttctcgtaTATAGTACTTTCCAAAGCTTGTAGCTGAGCCTCAAGTTCCAGCTTTTTTGTAATCTTCTGTGCTAGTTGGTTCCTGAGCTGCGTATACTGATCGACAGCACTCTGTGGTTTTGACATTATCCGAGAAGTATGCTATTAATTAATCGCTCTTGGTTAAGACAGAGTATGCTAGTGAAACCCGTACATCGACTAATTGAAGATTTTACACTGGATGCTTTTGGATATATCTTTGAGTGTAGTAATCATTTTTCCAGCTTAATAATAAGAGATAGAAACCTCTATTTCCTTGTTGTCTTTCTGTTTGCTTAATATATTGAGGGTTGTGAATTTCTAAGGTAGCTCCACATATGTCCacgcttttttttgaaaaggttGCAATTACTTTCAAAATAGATAACAAGATTTGATAAGTGAAGTAGTCTAATATGGGTACTAATTCTTCGAATTTCACAATCTAATGATTTGTTAGCTATATAATACCTACAAGTTACTTGAGTGGCGTAATTGCATTGAGTGACGGTGAACCCTAAAGAGTGAGTggttttgcaacttttcgCACTGAATCTCAAGGCAAATAAGTAATCTCCAATTATGAACAAATTCCTCATACGCTATAGTCAAATGCGAGCACCCAGATTGTTAAGAAGCTACTCAACCGTCAGATTCAATGAAAACTTTAATCAGCAGGCTCCGGATCCTAAACCAAAGATTTCGCAATTCAAGTACCCGTTGTACCATACCTTTTTGCTTGCGTCAACAGCGTACATGGGCTTCCATGTTGTATGGTACCACTTAGAATATAAGGAAGTCGAAAAGGACCTCAAGGAAAAAGCAGAAAGACTAGAGAACGAGATGCAGAAAGCCTTAGACGAGGTCAGGACCGAAGTGGTAGATTcgaagccaaagagaagctggCTAACTTTTTGGCGCAATTCATGAATCAAACAAAATCATTGACCTCTGTTGGGTCTCCTCAGCAGCGCCCATCTTTGAAACCTGGCTGCTGAATTTTCGAAGACAGAGTTTTCACGCTCGAGTCCTTCTCCACTAGGAGAGTGAATACCATCGCTTCTCGCAAAGGCGTCCTCATCCTGactgtcttcttctttctgcaTTTTCCTTATCAACAGCATCGCATCCTCATATTTAACTCTGTCGAATCTCCGCATTCTGAACGACAGATTTTTGATATATTCATCATAGTCATCGAGGAGCAAAATGTCAATTGCTTGTCTCAATTCAGTGAATGTAGATTGCAAAGCAACTGCACCTCCCTGCTCGGCAGTATTGCCCGGTACAGGTAAGGCTGCCATTGACTGTTCAAGATGCTTCACATCGAGATCGAAGTTCTGAATTGCGATCCTATTGTAACCTCTGGCATTCTTGAGGATTTCAAGGAATTTCTTAGCAACGAAATCATAGCTTCGGAATAAACCAAGCGTCCTGAAAGAACTTGGCAAGTTCGAAAAGATAGAGTTGAACATATTCTCTAAGAAAAgggagaaatcaagaatga
This window encodes:
- the EAF6 gene encoding Eaf6p; the encoded protein is MSKPQSAVDQYTQLRNQLAQKITKKSELEAQLQALESTIYEKENEYFNESTYGNIVKGFDSFSKSSAGGSSKRKMVYTDDDHIFSLSSATFVRTLMKRQGTGAPDYDDYEDSADPPANGAANGGKDHPSTPGRKKKGRLEEVK